From a region of the Triticum aestivum cultivar Chinese Spring chromosome 7D, IWGSC CS RefSeq v2.1, whole genome shotgun sequence genome:
- the LOC123168523 gene encoding protein TPX2 yields MDSDDEEMRDASSSSCSVGDDDGDAGFDEEEGEGDGKDGVMVMEVRWFEVDLDYEYDAPRWFDLAQDEAPAEAAAAELWFATAPSYPPSPLIAMMLAEDLGLPNLRSITVADIEAVRCPKPSQRSSCATEQRRIPCYGASKNERKPVTRSAVKGNLSKGSTLMKPTASQLARQHKQLEVKNAVPSKKSVGVRSDRSTISSNDCTQQAGKRQKLEKGHLNKDVATNQHELIHKAHEKNVMSSSYDRATVLPKLKITVPREPELATKLRAERSRIQRSVPSNSKQLNRRDLQPACRTQSAPTRKVVQPFRAHQHANILHVNVAPKTPVCSSNRATSLHNIDKTSEDDRDGTFKFKALPLDKKILASRGDIGVLQTAKRNPTVPKEFNLSTSRKSKPPPLSELFNKLSLSTEACRAMDRQASERPNYITTKDCKENMIGAIHC; encoded by the exons atggacagcgacgacgaggagatgcgcgacgcctcctcctcctcctgctccgtcggggacgacgacggggacgcCGGGTTcgacgaggaggagggggagggggacgggAAGGACGGGGTGATGGTGATGGAGGTCCGGTGGTTCGAGGTCGACCTCGACTACGAGTACGACGCGCCGCGCTGGTTCGACCTGGCGCAGGACGAGGCGCccgccgaggccgccgccgccgagctctggTTCGCCACCGCCCCCAGCTACCCGCCCTCCC CGTTGATTGCAATGATGCTGGCTGAAGACCTTGGGCTGCCGAACCTAAGAAGCATCACAGTTGCAGATATAGAGGCTGTGCGTTGCCCTAAACCGTCTCAACGTTCTTCTTGTGCAACTGAACAAA GGCGGATACCGTGCTATGGAGCATCAAAAAATGAACGAAAACCTGTCACTCGAAGTGCCGTGAAGGGGAATTTGTCCAAGGGGTCCACACTGATGAAGCCTACAGCCAGTCAATTGGCCAGGCAACACAAGCAACTTGAAGTGAAGAATGCTGTGCC GAGTAAAAAATCAGTTGGAGTGAGAAGTGACAGAAGTACCATTAGCTCAAATGATTGCACTCAACAAGCTGGTAAAAGGCAGAAACTTGAAAAGGGTCATCTCAACAAG GATGTTGCTACAAATCAACATGAGTTGATTCACAAGGCCCATGAAAAG AATGTTATGAGCAGTAGCTATGATCGTGCCACTGTTCTACCTAAATTGAAGATTACAGTTCCGAGAGAACCTGAGTTGGCTACTAAGCTGAGAGCAGAGAGGTCAAGGATTCAAAGATCAGT CCCAAGTAATTCAAAGCAGTTAAACAGACGGGATTTACAACCTGCTTGTAGGACTCAATCGGCACCGACTAGAAAG GTCGTGCAACCTTTTCGGGCTCATCAGCATGCAAATATACTACATGTCAATGTTGCACCAAAAACGCCAGTGTGTTCATCTAACCGTGCAACTAGTCTTCACAA CATTGATAAAACATCAGAAGATGACCGAGATGGCACGTTTAAATTTAAAGCTCTGCCACTGGATAAAAAG ATATTGGCAAGCAGAGGAGACATCGGTGTACTTCAAACTGCCAAAAGAAATCCTACAGTGCCCAAG GAATTCAACTTGTCAACAAGCCGGAAGAGCAAGCCGCCTCCATTATCTGAACTCTTTAACAAG CTTTCTTTAAGTACCGAAGCCTGCCGTGCCATGGACCGCCAGGCCAGTGAACGCCCAAACTATATCACTACCAAG gACTGCAAAGAGAACATGATTGGTGCCATTCATTGCTAG